From the Thermomicrobiales bacterium genome, the window TGGGCATCAGAACGGCGTAACCGTTGCCGGCCAGGTACTGCCCCCAGTCGTGCCAGTTGGCGTACAAATGGTTGTCCCACGCCCAGGACGGTCCACCGTGGATGTGGAGGATCGTCGGGTAGGCGGTGCCCTCCTGGTAACCGACCGGGTAGATCAGCAGGCCCTCAACTTCCAGACCGTCGTCCGACTTCCAGCGCAGCACCTCGGTCTTGCCCAGTGAGCGCTCGCCCAGCGCTGCGTTGAAGCTGGTGATCTGGCGCGGTGCCGCGCCAACGACGCCGGCCCAGACTTCCTCGGGGTGCGTTGCATCGGTCCAGGTGGCGGCAAAGCGTCCGCCGTCAGCACTGAACCCCATACCCAGCGGCGTGCCGCTGCCGAACGCCCCGCCCGTCGACCAGACGCCACCCTGCTCGGTATGGAAGAGCGGCTCAACGTCGCCGCCCTCGGTCGCGATCGACACGACGCTGGCATTGACGCTCTGCAGGCGCAGCGCCGCCAGATGATCTGACAGTGGCCAGGCGATGCCGAGCGTCGACGCATCCTCGTCGCGCAGGAGCTCGCTCACGCTGGCCGGATTGGCAGCGTCGACGATGAAGATCGCCTCGCCGGCGTCGCGCTTCATGTCGAACGCGGCCAGCACCGCGAGTTGTGAGCCATCAGGCGACCAGGCGATCGAGCCGGGTGCGCGGAATGGCGGATTTTCGCCACCGACCGGCGTCAGTTCGCCACCGCTGGCCGGGACGAGGCCGAGCGTCATGCCGCTGAACGTCACGTCGAAGCCAAGGTGTTCGGCGACGGTGACGGCGATCTGCGAGCCGTCCGGGGACCAGGCGTGCTGCCAGACCTGCCAGTCGCCCTCCAGCAATCGCTGCGGCTCAACTGGCTCAACCGTCGCCGCGCCCAGCGGATCGTCCGGCAGGGCAACGACAGCGAGGCGGGCGAACTTCTCGTCCTCCTGATGGACGTAGGTGTCGTCGCGGTCCTCCTTGCGCTTCTTGTCGTCCTCGGAATCGGGATCGACCGCCAGCACTGCGATGCGGGTGCCATCTGGTGACCAGACTGGCGACGAGATGGCGGCATCCCACTCCGATACGCGCACGGCCTCGCCGCCGTCCGGGCTGATGACATGGAGCGCGCCGATACCGCGCTTCTCGCGGTCGGAGATGAACGCGACCAGCGAGCCGTCCGGCGACCAGCGCGGCTGCGTGTCGTTCGAGTCGCCGCTGGTCAGGCGGCGCAGTCCCGAGCCATCGGTCGCGGCGATCCAGAGATCGGCCTCAGCATGCTCGCCCTTCTTCGCAACCCAGCCCAGGCTGAAGATCAGGCGGTTGCCATCCGGCGACATGACGATATCGCCGGGTGCTCGCTGCGTAATCGCATCTTCAATGGAAACAGGACGCTGGTCGTCGGTCATTGCAATAACTCCTCTGATGGTGCCGCCTCGGCAGCATCGCCGGGCCAGCAGGCAGTATCGACGAAAGCGAGAGATTGCGCGAGGGCTGGCATACTTGCACCCATGCTGACACTCCGG encodes:
- a CDS encoding S9 family peptidase; this encodes MTDDQRPVSIEDAITQRAPGDIVMSPDGNRLIFSLGWVAKKGEHAEADLWIAATDGSGLRRLTSGDSNDTQPRWSPDGSLVAFISDREKRGIGALHVISPDGGEAVRVSEWDAAISSPVWSPDGTRIAVLAVDPDSEDDKKRKEDRDDTYVHQEDEKFARLAVVALPDDPLGAATVEPVEPQRLLEGDWQVWQHAWSPDGSQIAVTVAEHLGFDVTFSGMTLGLVPASGGELTPVGGENPPFRAPGSIAWSPDGSQLAVLAAFDMKRDAGEAIFIVDAANPASVSELLRDEDASTLGIAWPLSDHLAALRLQSVNASVVSIATEGGDVEPLFHTEQGGVWSTGGAFGSGTPLGMGFSADGGRFAATWTDATHPEEVWAGVVGAAPRQITSFNAALGERSLGKTEVLRWKSDDGLEVEGLLIYPVGYQEGTAYPTILHIHGGPSWAWDNHLYANWHDWGQYLAGNGYAVLMPNPRGSTGRGSDYQIANHGDWMGGDYRDSQVGLDLLIERGIADPERLGVGGWSYGGLTTAWTVTQTSRFKAAIVGAGVTNRVSMQGTTDIIVWAGSWMTAEFAEDPDAYWHGSAMRYIGQVTTPTLVLHGGNDDRVPVSQGWEMYNALKTLGIPTKMVVYPREPHGIGEYHHQRDLLERVLGWFDEYVK